In one Prosthecochloris aestuarii DSM 271 genomic region, the following are encoded:
- the tpiA gene encoding triose-phosphate isomerase — MRKKIVVGNWKMNKTIAEAVELSSAIIDQLGEVSASCEVGIAPAFPALSGVHGVISGTGIHLAAQNCHYEDDGAFTGEVSVRMLDEAGCSYVIVGHSERRQYFGDTNPVVNLKVKKALSAGLNVILCVGETLDEREKGITTEVVTCQVKEGLEGVADIGDIVIAYEPVWAIGTGKTASSLQAQEVHASIRATVAGLYSEPAAAGVRIQYGGSVKPSNAEELFAMPDIDGGLIGGASLNAEDFVAIVKAAEKS, encoded by the coding sequence ATGCGAAAAAAAATTGTTGTTGGTAACTGGAAAATGAATAAGACCATCGCTGAGGCGGTTGAGCTTTCGTCTGCTATTATTGATCAGCTCGGCGAAGTTTCAGCTTCGTGTGAGGTAGGCATCGCTCCGGCTTTTCCTGCATTGAGCGGTGTACATGGTGTTATCAGTGGGACCGGCATCCATCTTGCGGCTCAGAACTGTCACTATGAGGATGACGGTGCTTTTACCGGAGAGGTTTCTGTCCGTATGCTTGATGAGGCAGGATGCAGCTATGTGATCGTCGGACATTCCGAACGTCGGCAGTATTTCGGTGATACTAATCCGGTCGTCAATCTCAAAGTCAAAAAAGCGCTCTCTGCTGGCCTGAATGTCATTCTTTGCGTTGGAGAGACTCTGGATGAGCGTGAAAAGGGGATTACTACAGAGGTGGTGACCTGCCAGGTGAAAGAGGGGCTTGAAGGTGTTGCTGATATCGGGGATATCGTTATTGCCTATGAGCCGGTATGGGCTATTGGTACCGGGAAAACAGCCAGTAGCCTGCAGGCGCAGGAGGTGCATGCTTCTATCCGCGCGACCGTCGCCGGCCTCTACAGCGAGCCTGCTGCAGCCGGAGTGCGGATCCAGTATGGCGGAAGCGTCAAACCCTCCAATGCCGAAGAACTTTTTGCCATGCCTGATATTGACGGCGGTCTTATCGGCGGAGCCAGTCTCAACGCTGAAGACTTTGTCGCTATCGTCAAAGCAGCAGAGAAGAGTTGA
- a CDS encoding 6-pyruvoyl trahydropterin synthase family protein: MIISRKIELDYGHTLPNSFSFCNQLHGHRGVVEATVEGRMIDKKGDAQEGMVMDFKFLNDIMMTHIHDVLDHGFAVWKDDHEDLEFITRRNKRVVITNEPPTAECLAKWAFNQIEPHLPANVSLINLRWYETPNNWADYTGEEE, from the coding sequence ATGATCATATCACGAAAAATTGAACTGGATTACGGGCACACCCTGCCTAACAGTTTTTCCTTCTGCAATCAGCTCCACGGTCACCGAGGTGTTGTCGAAGCCACGGTCGAAGGCAGAATGATCGACAAAAAAGGAGATGCACAGGAAGGGATGGTCATGGACTTCAAGTTCCTCAACGACATCATGATGACGCACATCCACGATGTACTCGACCACGGCTTCGCCGTCTGGAAAGACGACCACGAAGACCTCGAATTCATCACCAGACGCAACAAACGCGTCGTCATCACCAACGAACCTCCAACCGCGGAGTGCCTTGCCAAGTGGGCCTTCAACCAGATTGAACCCCACCTGCCTGCAAACGTCAGCCTCATCAACCTCCGCTGGTACGAAACACCCAACAACTGGGCCGATTACACAGGCGAAGAAGAGTAA
- a CDS encoding outer membrane protein gives MLTVWPIAYMSGKLGLTWMDDVEFTSNWIDSTEGFDLGTDAGVTLSCAVGYDFGDYRAELELGYQSNDVDTWADSDDGYVSDAEEAGGEVFVISVMAKGAYDIDLGGVELSPFVGAGFAFISFDDAPVCFSGSEYRSKSATTFAYQIGASLALPVADTILLEGRYRYLGTANFNFDRPEAEADFASHSALVGLRFSL, from the coding sequence ATGTTAACTGTTTGGCCTATCGCGTACATGAGCGGTAAGCTTGGTCTTACCTGGATGGACGATGTTGAGTTTACCTCTAACTGGATTGACAGCACAGAGGGTTTCGATCTCGGCACTGATGCTGGAGTTACTCTTTCTTGCGCAGTTGGTTATGATTTCGGAGACTATCGCGCTGAACTTGAGCTTGGATATCAGTCAAACGATGTTGATACCTGGGCTGATTCAGATGATGGTTACGTCAGTGATGCAGAGGAGGCTGGCGGAGAAGTGTTTGTCATTTCAGTGATGGCCAAAGGTGCTTACGATATTGATCTCGGCGGCGTCGAACTTTCTCCTTTTGTTGGTGCAGGGTTTGCATTCATCAGCTTTGATGATGCCCCGGTTTGCTTCAGCGGAAGCGAGTACAGAAGCAAATCAGCAACCACCTTTGCCTATCAGATCGGAGCATCTCTTGCTCTTCCTGTAGCAGATACTATACTGCTTGAAGGTCGTTACCGTTACCTCGGTACCGCAAACTTCAACTTTGACAGGCCTGAGGCTGAGGCGGATTTTGCAAGCCACAGCGCCCTGGTCGGATTGCGTTTTTCGCTCTGA
- a CDS encoding radical SAM protein → MIHVFGPVSSKRLGQSLGVDVLPPKSCTWNCVYCQLGKTKEYVTERSEFFPKEEILEEIREAVSSGTAIDWITFVGSGETTLYKGLGWLIAETKKLTSIPVAVITNGSLLSEEEVRQDLLQADAVLPSLNAGSEELFMRIDRPAPGFSFDRHIDGLVKFRQQYSGQLWVEVMLIDGVNDSAEALHDIAAVLETIKPDTVHLVLPTRPSTESAVHLPSDASVTRARMILSAVAKVVHPVKGSMNLKNTDDIIRTVTSITMRHPLQERELRHALDELMPDDPDQAERMLSAMLGSGAFKTLTLEDGEVYWVPSSDTRT, encoded by the coding sequence ATGATTCACGTTTTCGGACCGGTATCTTCCAAACGACTGGGCCAGTCGCTCGGCGTCGATGTTCTGCCTCCAAAGAGCTGTACCTGGAATTGTGTCTACTGCCAGCTCGGTAAAACAAAGGAGTATGTTACGGAGCGCTCTGAGTTTTTTCCCAAAGAGGAGATCCTTGAAGAGATCCGCGAGGCAGTCTCATCCGGTACCGCAATAGACTGGATCACTTTTGTCGGTTCAGGTGAGACGACGCTCTATAAAGGCCTTGGCTGGCTGATTGCTGAAACCAAGAAGCTGACGTCGATTCCCGTTGCCGTGATCACCAATGGATCGCTGCTGTCGGAAGAGGAGGTGCGTCAGGATCTGCTCCAGGCCGATGCTGTCCTGCCATCGCTCAATGCAGGTTCTGAAGAGCTGTTTATGAGGATAGATCGCCCTGCTCCGGGATTCAGTTTTGATCGTCATATTGACGGGCTCGTGAAATTTCGCCAGCAGTATAGCGGGCAGCTCTGGGTCGAGGTGATGCTGATCGACGGGGTGAACGACTCGGCAGAAGCCCTTCATGATATCGCCGCTGTTCTTGAAACAATCAAGCCAGATACCGTCCATCTTGTTCTGCCTACCCGTCCATCCACGGAGTCAGCTGTTCATCTTCCTTCAGACGCATCCGTCACAAGGGCCAGAATGATACTGTCAGCAGTTGCAAAGGTCGTGCATCCCGTTAAAGGAAGCATGAACCTGAAGAATACCGACGATATTATCAGAACAGTCACCTCCATTACCATGCGACATCCGCTTCAGGAACGTGAGTTGCGCCATGCGCTCGACGAACTGATGCCTGACGACCCCGATCAGGCAGAACGTATGCTTTCGGCAATGCTTGGATCAGGAGCGTTCAAAACCCTCACCCTTGAGGATGGTGAGGTCTATTGGGTGCCCTCTTCCGATACGAGAACATAG
- the cysE gene encoding serine O-acetyltransferase: protein MAAEEIWDRICAEALREGQREPYMRNFLEQHILRFDRFVDALSMLLSVKLASKHFPPQVLQELFDDFYSRSPEDLDNAVADLTATLQRDPAAVNYFEIMLFLKGYQALQSYRLSHWLWNHDRKSMAYLLQNRMSEVYAVDIHPAARIGKGILLDHATSLVIGETAVVEDNVSILHEVTLGGTGKESGDRHPKVRKSVLIGAGAKILGNVEIGEGAKVGAGSVVLENVPPHYTVAGVPAQIVGRTEVAEPSLDMNQRLQNSRRLE, encoded by the coding sequence ATGGCAGCAGAGGAAATTTGGGATAGAATATGTGCTGAGGCTTTGCGCGAGGGGCAGCGGGAGCCTTATATGCGAAATTTTCTGGAGCAGCATATCCTGCGCTTCGATCGCTTTGTGGATGCTCTTTCGATGCTTCTGTCTGTCAAGCTGGCATCTAAACATTTTCCTCCCCAGGTCCTGCAGGAGCTGTTCGATGATTTCTATTCCCGCAGCCCTGAGGATCTCGACAATGCCGTAGCCGATCTTACAGCAACGCTTCAGCGAGATCCTGCGGCGGTGAATTATTTCGAGATTATGCTTTTTCTGAAGGGCTATCAGGCGTTGCAGTCTTATCGGTTGTCGCACTGGCTGTGGAACCATGATCGCAAATCGATGGCGTATCTCCTGCAGAACAGGATGTCTGAAGTCTATGCTGTCGATATCCATCCTGCAGCGCGGATCGGCAAGGGTATTCTGCTTGATCATGCGACCAGTCTGGTGATCGGTGAAACCGCTGTTGTCGAGGATAATGTATCGATCCTGCATGAAGTGACGCTTGGCGGTACGGGTAAGGAGAGCGGTGATCGTCATCCGAAAGTGAGGAAATCGGTTCTGATCGGGGCAGGAGCGAAGATTCTCGGTAATGTGGAGATCGGGGAGGGGGCAAAGGTCGGCGCTGGCAGTGTGGTGCTTGAGAATGTGCCACCTCATTACACGGTTGCCGGTGTTCCGGCCCAGATTGTCGGTCGTACCGAGGTTGCCGAGCCGTCGCTCGATATGAACCAGCGACTGCAGAACAGTCGCCGGCTCGAATGA
- a CDS encoding DEAD/DEAH box helicase: MGFSSLNIIDPIARALREEGYATPTPIQAEAIPVILEGSDLLGCAQTGTGKTAAFAIPLLQLLSERNTYEKKRKIRALVVTPTRELAIQIGESFKAYGRHTGLTNRVIFGGVNQNPQAASLRNGVDIVVATPGRLLDLMGQGHLHLRDVEILVLDEADRMLDMGFIHDIRKILAALPEKKQSLFFSATMPSEIVRLAGTILHNPAKVSVTPVSSTVETIQQQVYFVDKGNKNRLLVHLLKDQSIKTALVFTRTKHGADKVVKFLLKHDITAEAIHGNKGQNARQRALNNFKKQSTRVLVATDIAARGIDVDALAYVINFDMSNMAETYVHRIGRTGRAGAEGTAISFCDAEEKAYLCDVEKLIAKKIPVIDRHPFPLTDLNPVKTVAPQGRGGSGRPGAKPSHKANSKRWSVNPRKAR, from the coding sequence ATGGGATTCAGTTCACTCAATATTATCGATCCGATTGCACGGGCATTACGCGAAGAAGGCTATGCTACGCCGACACCTATACAGGCCGAAGCTATTCCCGTTATTCTGGAGGGCAGTGATCTTCTCGGCTGCGCACAGACGGGGACAGGAAAAACGGCGGCATTCGCCATTCCTTTGCTGCAACTGCTCAGTGAGCGCAACACCTACGAGAAAAAAAGAAAAATCAGAGCTCTTGTCGTGACGCCGACCAGGGAACTTGCCATTCAGATAGGCGAAAGCTTTAAAGCCTACGGCCGTCATACCGGCCTTACAAACCGGGTTATTTTCGGCGGGGTTAACCAGAATCCTCAGGCAGCGTCATTGCGAAACGGTGTCGACATTGTTGTCGCAACCCCCGGCCGGCTCCTGGACCTTATGGGACAGGGGCATCTGCATCTTCGTGATGTGGAAATACTTGTTCTGGACGAGGCTGACCGAATGCTCGATATGGGCTTTATTCACGATATCCGAAAAATTCTCGCAGCTCTTCCGGAAAAGAAACAGTCACTCTTTTTCTCGGCCACCATGCCGTCTGAAATAGTCAGGTTAGCCGGTACCATTCTGCACAATCCGGCAAAGGTATCGGTTACGCCGGTTTCGTCGACGGTCGAAACCATACAGCAGCAGGTGTATTTTGTCGACAAAGGCAATAAAAACCGTCTTCTGGTTCACCTGTTAAAGGATCAGAGCATAAAAACCGCTCTGGTATTTACCCGCACCAAACATGGTGCCGACAAAGTGGTGAAGTTTCTCCTGAAACACGATATCACCGCTGAAGCTATTCACGGCAACAAGGGGCAGAACGCACGCCAACGGGCCTTGAACAACTTCAAGAAGCAGTCCACCAGAGTGCTGGTCGCAACCGATATCGCCGCACGCGGTATTGATGTCGATGCACTGGCATACGTTATCAACTTCGATATGTCGAATATGGCGGAAACCTATGTTCACCGTATCGGCAGAACGGGGCGGGCCGGTGCGGAGGGGACCGCGATCTCTTTTTGCGATGCTGAAGAGAAAGCCTATCTCTGTGACGTCGAAAAACTGATTGCCAAGAAAATTCCGGTCATCGATCGTCATCCGTTTCCACTGACAGATCTCAATCCGGTCAAGACAGTTGCCCCGCAGGGGCGAGGGGGCTCGGGACGTCCAGGGGCGAAACCGTCTCACAAAGCCAATTCGAAGCGCTGGTCGGTCAATCCGCGCAAAGCAAGGTAA
- a CDS encoding zinc ribbon domain-containing protein, with protein MMVTSEERVFKCAACGHTWSLAHGIERPSACPSCQSDAIHRLSPGGGFGGGRMGGGRCRNFRSGLNRMGQGHGQNQGQGPGRGSRAQGSGRCGTGHDHSHPHQHLQTGNREGGEA; from the coding sequence ATGATGGTTACCAGTGAAGAAAGAGTCTTTAAGTGCGCGGCCTGTGGCCATACGTGGAGTCTGGCACACGGTATAGAAAGGCCGTCGGCCTGTCCGTCCTGCCAAAGTGATGCCATTCATCGCCTCTCGCCGGGTGGCGGATTTGGAGGCGGGCGCATGGGCGGCGGACGATGTCGCAATTTTCGTTCAGGTCTGAACCGTATGGGTCAGGGCCATGGGCAGAATCAGGGTCAAGGGCCTGGTCGCGGGAGCCGCGCTCAGGGATCGGGTCGATGTGGTACAGGCCACGACCATAGCCACCCGCATCAGCATCTTCAGACAGGCAATCGCGAAGGGGGAGAGGCATGA
- a CDS encoding damage-control phosphatase ARMT1 family protein has product MSNTSAIPVECYPCIFDQLLSLAKITGLGRENGKILFEDSMRYLLETRGEGIVVQHVIRNATDRAIALSLQGEDYDPYAEIKQRSNDIALEFAEEFRATIQNASEPLQEALKIAAAGNIIDFGAKQHGSLDVEKELRTIDERVFGQFDFEAFSSRLNSAVRLLYICDNAGEIVFDKLCIEEIRRQYPEVDITCAVRQRPVINDAVMLDARYAGLDEVARVVSSGSIYPGTLLDETSDDFRQLFAEADLIISKGQGNFETLLDIADERLFFILRIKCEQMAKLSHVLKGDLVLMQGGKRGTAQPDG; this is encoded by the coding sequence ATGAGTAACACGTCAGCTATACCAGTAGAATGTTATCCGTGCATTTTCGATCAGCTGCTTTCCCTTGCCAAAATTACCGGGCTTGGTCGGGAAAATGGAAAAATACTTTTTGAAGACTCGATGCGCTATCTCCTCGAGACCCGAGGCGAGGGTATTGTGGTGCAACACGTTATCCGCAATGCCACGGACCGGGCTATAGCATTGTCCCTGCAAGGAGAGGATTATGATCCTTACGCCGAAATAAAACAGCGTTCAAACGATATAGCGCTTGAGTTTGCCGAAGAGTTTCGTGCTACAATTCAGAATGCTTCGGAGCCGCTGCAGGAAGCTCTGAAAATAGCCGCAGCAGGCAATATTATCGATTTTGGTGCCAAGCAGCATGGATCTCTCGATGTGGAAAAAGAACTGAGAACTATTGACGAAAGGGTTTTCGGACAGTTCGATTTTGAGGCGTTCTCCAGTCGTCTGAACTCGGCAGTTCGACTGCTCTATATTTGCGATAATGCCGGAGAGATCGTTTTCGACAAACTCTGTATCGAGGAGATCAGGAGGCAATACCCGGAAGTGGACATTACCTGCGCAGTGAGACAACGCCCGGTCATTAACGATGCGGTTATGCTCGATGCTCGATATGCAGGACTCGATGAGGTGGCCAGGGTGGTTTCTTCGGGAAGCATTTATCCTGGAACGCTGCTTGATGAGACATCGGATGACTTTCGTCAGCTGTTTGCAGAGGCTGATCTTATTATCTCGAAAGGGCAGGGCAATTTTGAAACCCTGCTCGATATTGCGGACGAGCGGCTCTTTTTTATTCTGAGGATCAAGTGTGAGCAGATGGCCAAACTCTCCCATGTCCTGAAAGGGGATCTCGTGCTCATGCAGGGAGGAAAGAGGGGTACTGCTCAACCGGACGGTTGA
- the greA gene encoding transcription elongation factor GreA gives MSDRIYLTKQGYNRMRDELNLLKTVVRKEVLEKIAEARAHGDLSENAEYEAAREQQAQMESKIVDLENKLTRASILDPKQIRTDRVYILTSVKLRNLDETDDEIIEYTLVSSEEADTDQGKISVRSPVGKALIGKAVGEKVQIHVPKGELHYEILEIFVK, from the coding sequence ATGAGTGACAGAATTTACCTGACCAAACAGGGATACAACAGAATGAGAGATGAACTCAATCTCTTGAAGACTGTGGTCAGGAAGGAAGTTCTGGAAAAAATTGCTGAGGCTCGTGCTCATGGGGATTTGAGCGAAAATGCCGAGTATGAAGCAGCACGTGAACAGCAGGCCCAGATGGAATCCAAGATCGTTGACCTGGAAAACAAGCTTACGCGCGCAAGTATTCTTGATCCGAAGCAGATCCGGACCGACAGGGTCTATATTCTCACATCCGTCAAGTTGCGAAACCTCGATGAGACGGACGATGAGATTATAGAGTACACCCTTGTTTCTTCGGAGGAGGCCGATACCGACCAGGGCAAGATTTCAGTTCGTTCTCCTGTAGGCAAGGCGCTGATCGGAAAAGCCGTCGGCGAGAAAGTACAGATCCATGTGCCGAAAGGGGAGCTTCACTATGAGATTTTAGAGATATTTGTTAAATAA
- a CDS encoding NifB/NifX family molybdenum-iron cluster-binding protein: MKVITPLDENEGALSKVCEHFGSAPFFAVSDTETGTIEIIVNGDSHHDHGQCTPADAFTGMGVDAVVCNGIGARAAARLQASGIDIYMAGFASTLEDALNRFKGGALKKVGLKQACEGHDCH; this comes from the coding sequence ATGAAAGTTATAACACCACTTGACGAGAATGAAGGTGCCCTGTCCAAAGTGTGCGAACATTTTGGGAGCGCTCCGTTTTTTGCAGTGTCTGATACTGAAACCGGCACCATTGAAATTATTGTCAACGGTGACAGTCATCATGATCATGGACAGTGTACGCCTGCCGATGCGTTTACCGGAATGGGTGTCGATGCTGTCGTTTGCAACGGGATCGGCGCACGTGCCGCTGCCAGGCTGCAGGCATCAGGGATTGATATCTATATGGCAGGGTTCGCTTCAACGCTTGAGGATGCCTTGAACCGCTTCAAGGGCGGAGCATTGAAGAAGGTTGGCCTGAAACAGGCATGTGAAGGCCACGACTGCCACTGA
- a CDS encoding GNAT family N-acetyltransferase — MMTPEILIRDEVPDDVADICDVTVAAFESMEISNHTEQFVIDALRAANALTLSLVAEVNGQVVGHIAFSPVTISDGTDNWYGLGPVSVLPVYQRKGIGSALIEKGLSRLKDLGAKGCCLVGHPLYYRRFGFDSVVGLGLPGVPDEAFFVLSFGYPIRQGVVAFHEGFNATGS, encoded by the coding sequence ATGATGACACCAGAAATACTGATACGAGATGAGGTTCCTGACGATGTTGCCGATATTTGCGATGTGACTGTCGCTGCCTTCGAGTCCATGGAGATAAGTAACCACACGGAGCAGTTTGTCATAGATGCCCTTCGTGCCGCCAATGCCCTTACCCTCTCGCTGGTTGCGGAAGTGAACGGTCAAGTTGTTGGCCATATTGCTTTTTCTCCTGTGACCATTTCAGACGGTACCGATAACTGGTACGGACTTGGCCCGGTTTCAGTCCTCCCGGTATACCAGCGAAAAGGCATTGGTTCAGCGCTGATAGAGAAAGGGCTCTCACGATTGAAAGACCTTGGTGCCAAAGGCTGTTGTCTTGTCGGCCATCCCCTGTACTACAGGCGGTTTGGGTTTGATTCTGTTGTCGGGCTCGGTCTTCCGGGAGTTCCTGATGAGGCTTTTTTCGTTCTTTCGTTTGGTTATCCTATTCGGCAAGGTGTTGTTGCGTTTCATGAAGGATTCAACGCAACCGGTTCATAG
- a CDS encoding BCD family MFS transporter — MRKFNLVRLAFFQMGFGIMLGFLHDTLNRVMTSDLGISSTIVFGLISLKELLAVFGVKVWAGNISDRTHILGYKRTPFILLGLVTCVISFMLAPSAAYEVTIAGVGFAEMIPAMMTDIGLLKLVVIFLAFGFGLQVATTAYYALIADYVGDKHIGKVTSASWTFMVLTTIVSARIVGGYLDVYTPERLVNVAFIGGLVALGIALFAFVGVEERNSSESKKGHGAESLSFGQSIKLLTSSPKTMLFAFYIFVSIFALFSNEIVMEPFGADVFGMPVGVTTKLFRPTMGGMQLIFMLLVGFLLNRIGKKRGALIGNLFCIMGFSIIIVSGFFQDETILRAGLIVTGIGLGASSVSNITMMMTMTAGRSGVYIGLWGTAQSLAMFIGHFGAGVIRDVVHALSNSYMWAYTAIFGLEIIAFAAASLLLPKISKDDFEEESKIKIAEVLAASGVD; from the coding sequence ATGAGGAAGTTCAATCTTGTCAGGCTGGCTTTTTTTCAGATGGGGTTCGGTATCATGCTGGGGTTTCTGCATGATACACTCAACAGGGTTATGACGTCGGATCTGGGGATATCTTCAACGATCGTTTTTGGTCTGATCAGTCTTAAAGAGCTTCTCGCGGTTTTCGGGGTCAAGGTCTGGGCAGGAAATATTTCCGATCGAACCCATATTCTGGGCTACAAACGTACTCCGTTTATTCTCCTTGGTCTTGTTACCTGCGTTATTTCATTTATGTTGGCTCCCTCGGCCGCGTATGAGGTGACGATTGCAGGAGTCGGGTTTGCCGAGATGATCCCTGCCATGATGACTGATATCGGTCTGCTCAAGCTGGTTGTCATTTTTCTCGCCTTCGGCTTTGGGCTTCAGGTTGCTACAACGGCCTATTACGCACTGATCGCCGACTATGTGGGCGATAAGCATATCGGCAAGGTGACTTCAGCAAGCTGGACCTTCATGGTGCTGACGACCATTGTTTCAGCACGTATAGTCGGAGGCTATCTCGATGTCTATACACCTGAGCGCCTTGTCAATGTCGCCTTTATCGGCGGACTGGTAGCGTTGGGTATCGCTCTTTTTGCTTTTGTCGGTGTCGAAGAGCGCAACAGCAGTGAATCGAAAAAAGGCCATGGTGCCGAGTCGCTGAGTTTCGGTCAGTCCATCAAACTGCTGACATCTTCTCCTAAAACCATGCTCTTTGCGTTCTATATTTTTGTCTCGATTTTTGCTCTTTTTTCGAACGAAATCGTCATGGAACCATTCGGCGCCGATGTGTTCGGCATGCCTGTTGGCGTTACCACAAAGCTTTTTCGGCCTACTATGGGCGGAATGCAGCTGATCTTTATGCTGCTTGTCGGTTTTTTGCTCAACCGCATCGGCAAAAAGCGAGGGGCATTGATCGGTAATCTTTTCTGTATCATGGGCTTTTCCATAATTATTGTATCAGGTTTTTTTCAAGATGAAACCATACTCCGCGCAGGCCTGATTGTCACGGGGATCGGGCTCGGTGCATCGAGCGTTTCCAATATTACCATGATGATGACCATGACCGCAGGTCGCAGCGGTGTCTACATCGGCCTTTGGGGTACGGCCCAGAGCCTGGCGATGTTTATCGGCCATTTCGGCGCTGGCGTGATCCGTGATGTTGTCCATGCGTTATCGAACAGCTACATGTGGGCCTATACGGCAATTTTTGGTCTTGAAATTATTGCCTTTGCCGCCGCAAGTCTCCTACTCCCGAAAATATCGAAAGATGATTTCGAAGAGGAGAGTAAGATAAAGATCGCCGAGGTGCTTGCTGCCAGTGGAGTCGATTAA
- the aroC gene encoding chorismate synthase: protein MIRYFTAGESHGPALSAIVEGMPAGISIAPEDINDELARRQRGYGRGGRMNIETDTAAVLSGIRFGKTIGSPITLQIENRDWKNWTVKMAQFEQPEENIPAITIPRPGHADLTGMIKYGFQDIRPVIERASARETAARVAACSLAKVFLRHAGIQIGSYVSAIGPAGEIAPSPKMQELLSQGAASLSRAADASCVRMLDKENEEAAIAAIDKAKEDGDTLGGIIEVFITGVPLGLGTYVQHDRRLDAALAAALLSIQAVKGVEIGSAFDNARRPGSQVHDEMYVEDGSAPVRKTNRAGGIEGSMSNGQVIHLRAAMKPIATLMSPLHSFDLSSMEAHLSHIERSDTCAVPACSVIAEAVVAPILANALLEKTGGDHLEEILERLNAYKASIAKQFQT from the coding sequence ATGATAAGATACTTTACCGCTGGAGAATCCCACGGACCCGCGCTCTCGGCCATTGTTGAAGGAATGCCCGCAGGCATCAGCATCGCGCCTGAAGACATCAACGATGAACTGGCAAGACGCCAGCGGGGATACGGTCGCGGAGGACGAATGAACATAGAGACCGATACCGCCGCTGTGCTCTCAGGCATCCGCTTTGGCAAAACTATCGGCTCGCCGATCACTCTGCAGATCGAAAACCGGGACTGGAAAAACTGGACCGTAAAAATGGCACAGTTTGAACAGCCTGAAGAAAATATTCCTGCCATCACGATTCCAAGACCTGGCCATGCCGACCTTACCGGAATGATCAAGTACGGCTTCCAGGACATCCGCCCGGTTATCGAACGTGCTTCTGCTCGGGAAACCGCAGCACGCGTTGCCGCATGCTCGCTGGCCAAGGTGTTTCTCCGCCATGCAGGCATTCAGATCGGCAGCTATGTCTCTGCCATCGGCCCGGCGGGCGAAATCGCACCATCCCCGAAAATGCAGGAACTGCTCTCTCAAGGCGCAGCCAGCCTCTCCAGGGCAGCTGACGCTTCCTGTGTACGAATGCTCGACAAAGAAAATGAAGAGGCGGCTATCGCTGCAATCGACAAGGCAAAAGAGGATGGAGATACCCTTGGAGGCATCATCGAGGTGTTCATCACCGGGGTCCCTTTGGGGCTCGGCACCTATGTCCAGCACGATCGCAGACTCGATGCCGCGCTGGCTGCCGCATTGCTTTCAATCCAGGCCGTCAAGGGCGTGGAGATAGGCTCGGCATTCGATAACGCCAGAAGGCCAGGCTCACAGGTGCATGACGAAATGTATGTCGAAGATGGAAGTGCACCAGTACGGAAAACCAACCGTGCAGGAGGAATTGAAGGCAGTATGTCAAACGGACAGGTCATTCACCTGAGAGCGGCAATGAAACCGATCGCCACCCTGATGTCGCCACTGCACTCCTTTGACCTCTCATCGATGGAAGCACACCTTTCGCATATCGAAAGAAGCGATACCTGCGCAGTCCCGGCATGCAGCGTCATCGCCGAAGCAGTTGTCGCGCCTATCCTGGCCAATGCGCTGCTGGAAAAAACCGGAGGGGATCATCTTGAAGAGATTCTCGAAAGGCTCAATGCCTACAAAGCATCAATAGCCAAACAGTTTCAGACCTGA